The DNA window TTTTACGATCGTCAATAGGTTATTATAAATTCTAGCTTTGTGATCATGGAAACATGGATTAATGGTGTATCCGTTGCCTTTCTACTCGATACTTCAAGCAGTATGATAGGAGAGGGCTTTGAGcaaatgaaaaaagtattccTGTCAATAATTCAAGGTAACTTCCGTTTGGCTACATTTACTAATGTCCAGTTACACCATACATCGACCTTAACgttgatatttatttatgagCTATGttcaaatattgtcattttaactAAGACTTGATTAAACATGTAATTCTGTTTACAAATTTATCACTATCGTCATATTTGTTCAAAAACGAAATGATAATAAGTTCATCTATCTAATGATATTATACACATATTAATAAGTTATAAATCTAATGAATTTTCAGGATACTCTGATGAGCCCTCAATAGATCATTGTGTTGCTGTCATAAGCTTTGGAAAAGAAgtacaagttttacaaaaatactCAAATGACTACAGCAATATGTTGCACATCTTAGGTGagaaattttgtaaaatgtatggtttatcaatcaacatttatatCATGTCACAGTAAACGTAAACTTAATACTATATCGTTAACAGTTAGGTTCAAAAAGTACTTCTTTAATTTCGATTACTTTCACAGcccaattttaaacaatttttaaataatgtgcTTTTTCAGATGACATAGAATGTGAGGGACCGTCATCATTAAAACAAGCACTTATGGCAGCGTACCCCTTCTTAAGATCAggcaatatttgttttattatttaagcAGATAATAAACCTGTGCATGTATTTGTATATGGAAGAtgtttaattattcataattttatttttcaaaacattggACTTAAATTGGtgtatattttattacaatttaagttttttattcAATGTGTATAATTGCTTGTTATAAACAAACAATACcacaacataaaatatttatattaaacatattttataccGTTTATCGGTATTCTGATTCGaccttttttctttatctttttttttatataattttttttctatgctCATAATTCTGAATTTTAACCGGGTTCTCAAAAGGGAAAGGCAGGTTAtttaaatggtgaaaatggcgggcgggtggctgccaaaagggtacccttattgtccGGATAACCCCTCCTAcaattttcaagataggaaggtTTTTTTGTGGAtaagttgtacatatattagaggtgtgcaaattgctaggaacttgattttatatatttcataaaaaaacccagctgttgaacttaatTATTTTTGGCAATAATATTTCATGTATCCCATTTCTCTGGATAGATAGCGTTCAAAAATTCAGTGTttacaaatggattatggatactgttcacacaaaagtaAACCGATTTCGCTGTCTCATTTACAGCTTTTCTTTTGTTATGTATAATGTTACGAAGactgtaaataaaaatgtaatttgaaaaaaaaatctaaaatactgGCCATCGAATAAGAGAGAAAACCTTGTCATAGTTAACACATCTATTTATATGCTTTTATATTTATAGAATTCTGTTAAACACACTTGAACTATTACAGGATTAAATGGGAGTTTTATTGGTCCATTCTACATCAATGCAAACCTGGTTATTATATCGGGGGGTGATGTATCCGGCGAAGACGAAAACGAAATAAATGACAAAGTATACATTAGCtatttttcatgataatttGAACAGAAtcttacattaaagttttactttcgttcagtaaaatataaaaacaactaaGCCAGTGGGCGTATGTTtcataaaaaagtaattccTGTACACTTTCAAATCGGattatttacttaaaatcatatttgaagCAACGGGAAGTACTGTCTATGGCTAGACTAATTGGCTCAGAAAATCCGATTGTATGTGTGCAAGTTGGCGACAACCCGGACAAGgtatatttatctatttttttctttttttagaaataagatAAGCCATATCCGAATACgcttattattatattttgttaactgaacattttgtacatttagttttcttttacttttaagCGTTTCTTAGGTGGAATTGCATTTTCATCGAGATATGGAAAGCTTTTAGATATTTACGAGGCGCCGCAGTTTGCACGATATCCTGCAAATATGGTAAAGGCTTCCTGTTttaatttacttcatttaataCATAAATGCATTTATCTATTAGTAAATATATTACAAGAATAATGTTTCATTACCTTAAATGAATgcaatttataaacaaatactAAAGGTTCTATAAAAAACCATTCTCGCAATACAAAAGCGATCCATATATATGCCTAGCCCTTTAATATACAGAAGATGGGGTGGAGGTTCATGTGCAAAagaatgattatacatgtaatgaagtAGGCATGACCATACGCTAATTGGTCACTTCCAGAGATTGCCAAAACTTGTtgcttttttgttttgcttcaaGAATAAGTTTCCTTCCTGGAAAATCTTAgaataaataatcaaattaaaagGTGGCCGAGAGGGTGGAGAAAAAATATGAGTGGACACCTGCAAGAATTTCACTGACCATAGATGAAGGAAATCAAAACCAATGTAGTTGTAAAATGAATAAGTATACAAAAGCATAGTATTCAACACACTATATGcaacttttcaaatttcttttataaGGTCGTCGCATCAAAAATTATTGGCAGTGTTCCAACAACAAAATACTCTGTAGATGACGTAAGAGAAGCACTGAAGTCTAAAGAGGAGTTTGCATCAATAACAGAGAAGGATATAGTAAAAACATTCATTTCTAAGATAAAACGCTTCACGTTCTCATTTGAACTCATGTTGAAAAGTATCATGTAATTGTATTATGTGTCCTAATATTAGTTCTCATGACttctaccttttttttttaattgctgcAAACGTTTCAAATTGTGAACCAAACattgaaatgaatatttaaacagATGCAAAGATTTGCTGCGGGTTAAATGATATtccaaaaaatttgaaatgtaaattatTGTTTCTAGCATACTTTTTTTTAGAGAACATCGCATCAGTTTTATCTTTATATTCCATACAGGGTGACATTTTTAAGATTCTGACCAACAGACATGCGTATGGGATTTTTTCTTGCCAGTCAAACTCCACTGATAATGATTTGCAGTTGGAAGGTGATCCTAGGTTTCCACCGATTGGAACGCGTGTCAGAAGAGGACCTTGTTGGCCATTTTCCAACCAGGATTCCTGCATGCCTGGAACAGTCATAGGTTATAGAAATGGTTGTAAGTACAGTTACATAAAAATAACCATGTATTTACGTTTATCGTGTTGTTAACcgatatttttgaatatttaattttattctaatagtttggaataaaaataatttttgagtgCTGAACTTTAACCAATTAATTTTAACATCATCAACGAAAATCAGAAGAGagcattaaataaatttgatgaaTCATTAACTAGAAATCCTCTTTTGCTTTGATATGTATTATCAAGTTACAGTATTAAGTTAAGTCAATGATAAATATGTATATcatcatgtatttatttttaaaaatgtcaaacaacaattatatttagttctcaaataaaaaaattatagtttcAAATATagattcattaatttttttaaatattgtacaaACATGTATATGGATTTCATTTTAGTTTAATAAAGCTTAAAATGAACTGTTACAGATTCAAACTTACTAGTTGAATGGGATACAAGCATGGTATTTCCGTATCATTTTGACAAGTATGGGTTTCATCAAATATCTAATGTGGAGGTCTGTGACGTACCAAGAGTTCTACAAACAGAGAAAATTGCCGTAGGATGTCTTGTTCAGAGAGGTTCTACGATATGAAAACTATACAATGCAAACTTGAAAAAGAATTGGTTGTTAGAGAAGTGATCCTATACATgctaatttatttacataaaactCATTTTTCAAAGTTTGGTGAACTACAGttgttatcaatattttttgaactttgaatggtattttttttctaacagaTAAGATAATATTCGTAAGAAGTGTACAAggaatgtttaaatattatataattatcatccAGGTCCAGACTGGAAGTGGTTTGACCAAGATGGCGGGAATGATAATATTGGGACGGTCTACAAAGTGAAGAGAGACAACACCATCTTTGTAACCTTCATATATTATTGTCAAACATTTTACTGACCAACAGCAACACGTGGTTGATTTTCTGTATTGTACTGAAATTGAAATACATATTGATGATTCTATTACAAATAGAAATACATGAAGATATCGTAtgtgtttgaaaacaaaattttttttgattctTTTATTAGGTACACTGGTTTAATGGTACAAAGGGAAACTACAGATTCGGATATGATAACAAATATGACCTTAAGGTCTGGTAAGTAAAATGACGCGTAAAATTAAGGTTACTTAATagatgattgaaaaaaaaattgttaaatttctttttaagtaACCCtcttgatgaaaatgttatgaaaaaacttgaaaatcAACAAAGAGATTGGCACTCGGATGTTTTGAAGAGAAGGTTTCCAGTCTTCCACCTAATGTTCTTACATGCAGAGACTCTGAAAAAGGGTAATGTGAATTATTTCTAACCGTAATCTGGTAGTTCGTAGAAAAcgacaaatgtttaaaatgctaATAAGTCAAGtatgattttgttgaaaaaaaatagaactACTGTATTACAATACTTTTAACGATATTGTTGTAATCATAATGCCtgctatacatgtatcacaatttACAAGACTATTTGATTTGTGTCAAATAGAAATTCTTGTTATTTAATCAACTGAAATTGatatcatataaataatatatttaaatatatataataataataaataatattcacTAATTTGGAGCTCCGACTTTGCCTCAGCCCAAGCTtaaactcacgacctctggaacccaccttcctagcagtgagcggctaCTCTGTTATCCATTTTCCCGTCAAGACAATAAATATCTTACTTTCAATGACGAACAGAAGctagcgcgctggccgcgcactacacTAAATCAAAGTGTGAATTTGAcgatatgcatatttttaaagcaatagCTGCACGTCATCTAGTATAACGTCATAGGTGTCACTCGCATTTCTTCAAGtataatatttttgtgttttcataCATATTGATTACTATAATTAAACTTTTTGTTAGTTTTAGGTGTTTATGTATCAATTATATTCAAAAATTGGTAATTGCAACTaatcttccatttttttctaAGGCACAGAAGAATGGGATGAATTGTTAGACGAAGGTCTAAAAGTTAATGAAAACACTTCGACAAATCTAAATACAAAGGAGGCTTATGGAGAAAAGGAGGACTCAACCTCTCAAAGTAATATTTGATAATAGGAACAAAAACTTGACACGTTTTATTATTCAGATagagaaaaaagaataaaaggCTTTTCATAGATGAatttaagaatgtttttttCGTTTCAATCACCTTCAAAATATTCCTTGGTTAGTGTAAATCgaatattgttttcaatactGCACTTATTTTCAtcatatatgttttaatttcacgatatcaatattataacAAAAGCTTTACTCCATCTAATGTGACATAAACAGTGTTACTTGCATTTGCTTCTGGTGTGATATTAAGTGTTTTATACGTATTGATTACTATCAATAATGAAACGGTAATATTTAGGCGTTAATGTGTCTAttagaaataaagtttaaaattcatgatttcaaagaatatttcaatattttcatcaGGTTCACAAACCGAGGATGAATTGTTAGACGAAGGTCAAATAGATCAGGAAAACACTTCGACAAATCAAAATACCGGAGAGGATTATGGAGAGCAGGAAAACTCAAACTCTAAAGGTAGTTTTAGAAAAATAGTCCTAGGTTCATGCATACCTAATTTTTGTCTATTATCGattgttatttaaataattgCTCTAGACGCCGATTAACACTTATCGTAATCATCAGTCTTAATTTCACGATATGCATAATTTGAAAGCAATGCTGCACACTCTcttgtgtgacgtcatagatgt is part of the Crassostrea angulata isolate pt1a10 chromosome 3, ASM2561291v2, whole genome shotgun sequence genome and encodes:
- the LOC128177081 gene encoding uncharacterized protein LOC128177081 isoform X1 → MLKPIVAVISNIKEQSIQAETFVIMETWINGVSVAFLLDTSSSMIGEGFEQMKKVFLSIIQGYSDEPSIDHCVAVISFGKEVQVLQKYSNDYSNMLHILDDIECEGPSSLKQALMAAYPFLRSGLNGSFIGPFYINANLVIISGGDVSGEDENEINDKQREVLSMARLIGSENPIVCVQVGDNPDKRFLGGIAFSSRYGKLLDIYEAPQFARYPANMVVASKIIGSVPTTKYSVDDVREALKSKEEFASITEKDIGDIFKILTNRHAYGIFSCQSNSTDNDLQLEGDPRFPPIGTRVRRGPCWPFSNQDSCMPGTVIGYRNGYSNLLVEWDTSMVFPYHFDKYGFHQISNVEVCDVPRVLQTEKIAVGCLVQRGPDWKWFDQDGGNDNIGTVYKVKRDNTIFVHWFNGTKGNYRFGYDNKYDLKVCNPLDENVMKKLENQQRDWHSDVLKRRFPVFHLMFLHAETLKKGTEEWDELLDEGLKVNENTSTNLNTKEAYGEKEDSTSQSSQTEDELLDEGQIDQENTSTNQNTGEDYGEQENSNSKGSQEEDECDESENELDEGKKIQKNTLQNQNSGKDNEEQNDPNSKGEE
- the LOC128177081 gene encoding uncharacterized protein LOC128177081 isoform X2, giving the protein METWINGVSVAFLLDTSSSMIGEGFEQMKKVFLSIIQGYSDEPSIDHCVAVISFGKEVQVLQKYSNDYSNMLHILDDIECEGPSSLKQALMAAYPFLRSGLNGSFIGPFYINANLVIISGGDVSGEDENEINDKQREVLSMARLIGSENPIVCVQVGDNPDKRFLGGIAFSSRYGKLLDIYEAPQFARYPANMVVASKIIGSVPTTKYSVDDVREALKSKEEFASITEKDIGDIFKILTNRHAYGIFSCQSNSTDNDLQLEGDPRFPPIGTRVRRGPCWPFSNQDSCMPGTVIGYRNGYSNLLVEWDTSMVFPYHFDKYGFHQISNVEVCDVPRVLQTEKIAVGCLVQRGPDWKWFDQDGGNDNIGTVYKVKRDNTIFVHWFNGTKGNYRFGYDNKYDLKVCNPLDENVMKKLENQQRDWHSDVLKRRFPVFHLMFLHAETLKKGTEEWDELLDEGLKVNENTSTNLNTKEAYGEKEDSTSQSSQTEDELLDEGQIDQENTSTNQNTGEDYGEQENSNSKGSQEEDECDESENELDEGKKIQKNTLQNQNSGKDNEEQNDPNSKGEE